One Nyctibius grandis isolate bNycGra1 chromosome 17, bNycGra1.pri, whole genome shotgun sequence genomic window carries:
- the CDC42SE1 gene encoding CDC42 small effector protein 1, giving the protein MSDFWHKLGCCVVEKPQPKKRRRRIDRSMIGEPMNFIHLTHIGSGDMAAGEGLPMSGAVQEMRSKGGRERQWSNSRVL; this is encoded by the exons ATGAGCGACTTCTGGCACAAGCTGGGCTGCTGCGTCGTCGAGAAGCCACAGCCC aagaagaggaggagacgGATCGACCGCTCCATGATCGGGGAGCCCATGAACTTCATCCACCTGACGCACATCGGCTCTGGCGACATGGCCGCGGGCGAAGGCCTGCCCATG AGCGGCGCCGTGCAGGAGATGAGGTCCAAGGGTGGACGGGAGCGACAGTGGAGCAACTCCCGGGTGTTGTAG